GACGATTATCTGCAGCTTCCCGCCAATGTGGGGAACAGCACTGACTTTACCTTTGCTGCCTGGGTCTATTGGTACGGGGGTGGCCGGTGGCAGCGCATTTTTGACCTCGGTGACTTGTTGAATCTCAAATACCTTTATCTCAGCCCGGATGTGGGGGGCTCCATGCGTTTCACCATCACCGACAACGGCTGGAACAGTGAGCAGCGCCTCAACGCTCCCGTGCTGGCCACTGGCGTCTGGACCCATGTGGCGGTGACCCTCGGTGGGACCACCGGGAAACTATTCATCAACGGCAGACTGGTGGCTTCCAACTCTTCCATGACGATCAATCCTGACAGTCTCGGAGTGCAGTACAATTACCTTGGCCACAGCCGGTTTGCCGCCGATCCCAATTTTTACGGACTAATGGATGATGTTCGATTTCTGACTTCGGCGCTGTCCGATGCCACCGTGGCCGCCCTGGCGGCGAGCCTGCCGCCCAACTTCAATATCACACAGTTGGCCGTTCCGGACGCTTTCGCGTTCTGTGCCTATACCAACAGCATTGCCGCTTCCGCGTTTGGCGGTGTCGGTGCTCGAACTTTCAGCAAAATGGATGGCCCCGCCTGGCTGAACGTGGCTGCGGACGGCACATTAAGCGGTGTCCCCACGGCGGCCGATGTAGGCTGGAATCGTTTCGTGGTACGGGTGACCGATGAGGCGGGGGGAGCGCACATGGCAGAATTGGCCCTGACCGTTACCAACCTTTCCGGCCTGCCCGCCACTACCACCGCCCGCATCAACGGCAGCGCCCAAGATGCGGAGGAGGCTGCCAATGGCGCCGTGAATCTCACCAGCACGGACCTGGAACTGGTGGAGGACGGGGGGCCGCAAATTGTTGGTCTGCGATTTGAGTTGCAGGTACCGCAAGGCGCCATCATCACCGATGCGCGCCTTCAATTCACTGCTGACGAATCGCAGAGCGGGCCCACCTTGCTATACATCGCCACCGAGGCCGCAGACTCTGCGGCTGGGTTCACCAACATCACGGGCAACCTCAGCGCCCGCGTCCGAAATGAGCTGACTGTGCCTTGGGCGCCCGGCCCTTGGAGCGCTGGTGATGCGGGCGTTGCGCAGCAGACGCCCAATCTCGCTGGTCTGGTGCAAGCGGTGGTGTCCCGTCCCGGCTGGCAGCCAGGCAACGGCATTGTTTTTCTCATCATTGGCAGTGGGCATCGCACAGCCGACGCCTATGACAAATCCGGCGGCAGCCCGGCCGTGCTAACGGTCAGTTTCCTCACGCCCACGCCATTGTACTCTGTGACAGCTACCATTAGCCACGGCACCAACGATGCTGAACAAGCCGTCTCCGGCACCGTGAACCTTACCAGCACCGACCTTGAGCTGGTCAATGACAGTGCCACGAGCGCCGGTGACCAATTGGTGGGTCTGCGTTTCGACAATCTCGCGATACCGCCCGGCGCGCTTATCACCAGCGCGTATCTGCAATTCACCGCCGATGAGACCAACGACAGCCCTACCGTACTCACCATCCGTGCGGAGGCGGCTGATTCGGCGGCGGGCTTCCTTGTCCTGACCAACAACCTTGGCGCGCGTCCAGTGACTCAGGCCAGTGTTGCGTGGACGCCAGCCCCGTGGACCGTCTTGAACGAGCGCGGCCTGCGGCAGCGCACGCCTGACCTGGCGCCACTATTGCAGGAGGTGGTCGCACGGCCTGGCTGGACCAATGGCGGCGCGGTTGTGATGCTTGTCTCCGGCACGGGCCGTCGGACTGCTGATGCTGCCGATAAAAGCGGCGGGCAGCCCGCCACCCTCACGGTTTTTTACCGCCAAGAGGTTCCGTTGGGTACTTACGAACGCTGGGCCGCCGGTCGAGTGGAGGTTAACACGCCGACCGAGGATGGGGACCGGGACGGCTACGCCAATTTAATGGAATACGCTCTCGGCTTGAACCCAACCGTGCCGGAGGCCGGAGCGTTGTCTGTTGGGGGCGATGCCGCCACATGGCACTTAATCTACCTCCGACCCGCCCTGGTCAACGACCTGAGTTACACGGTGGAATGGGCGGATTCCCTTGACGGCATGTGGAGCAGTGCGGGGGTGGTGCAGGAAATCATTGCCGACGACGGCGTGTTCCGGCGCGTCCGCGCCACTGTTCCCAAGGGTGAGGGTAGTCAACGTTTTGTGAGGTTGAAGGTGACTAAACCCTGAATTCGAGCAGGCTGAAATTGAATTCGCTGGCGGTTAACAGAATGGCCGCTTCCGTGGCGATGGCCAGGCGTGGGGGCATTTCGCACTGGCAGGCGGTTTGTGGCTCCCGGGTGAACGGTGGCTTGACACTGGTTGGGGCTGGCCCCTAACGTTTGACTGTAAATGGCGCGGATGTCACCCCGGATTTACATGGCAAGGGGTCTTTTCCGCCCGTGGCAACAGATTAACGACATTTTATGGCAACCACCATTTTGGTTGGCGCCCAATGGGGCGACGAGGGCAAGGGCAAAATTATTGACGTGCTGACGGAGTCGGCAGACCTGGTCGTGCGCACGCAGGGCGGCAACAATGCGGGACATACGGTCATTCTGAAGGGCGTGAAGTATGTTTTGCACCTGGTGCCTTCGGGCATTTTGCACCAGGGCAAGGTATGCGTGGTGGGCAATGGGGTGGTGGTGGACCCCATCAGTTTATGCGAGGAAATTGATGGCCTGGAAAAACTGGGGATTAAGGTGACCCCGCAAAACCTGGCCTTGAGCGAGACGGCGCATGTGGTGTTTCCCTACCATCGCGAGCTGGATGCGCAGCGCGAAGTGCTCAAGGGACGCCAGAAAATCGGCACCACCAAACGCGGTATCGGCCCGGCGTATGGCGATAAAGCGGCGCGGGTGGGACTGCGGCTGCTGGATTTGGTGCAGCCAGAGCGTTTTGCTGCGGCGTTGAAGACGCGCATCAAGGAAAACAATGAAGTGCTGAAAGCCTTTGGCGCCAAGCCCTTGTCCTATAAAAAGGTGTTGGCCGACTATCAGGCGGCCGCGGAGCGGCTGAAGCCCTTCGTGACCAACACGGTTGTCTTGCTGAATCAGGCCTTGCGCCAGAAAAAGAATATTCTCTTCGAGGGGGCGCAGGGGACTTTCCTGGACATTGACCATGGGACTTATCCTTATGTGACTTCCTCCAATACGACGGCGGGGGGAGCCTGCACCGGGTCGGGGGTGCCGCCCAACCGGATGGATCGGGTGGTGGGGGTTATGAAAGCCTATACCACACGGGTGGGGGAAGGGCCGTTGCCCACGGAGAATGCGGAGATTGCCGACATGCTCCACGCCATGGGACGTGAATTTGGGGCCACCACCGGACGGCCCCGGCGATGCGGTTGGTTTGATGCCGTGGCCGTGCGGCATGCGGTGATGGTTAATGGCATTGATGAGCTGGCGGTGACCAATATTGACGGGTTGGACACATTGGAAACCCTCAAGGTTTGCGTGGCCTATCGCGCCGCTGGACGGCAATATGATTATGTGCCCAGCGACGCGGCGCTCCTGGCCCAATGCGAGCCGGTGTATGTGGAGCTGCCGGGCTGGCGGCAGCCCACTTCCGCCGTGAAGCGTTGGAAGGATTTGCCTGCCAAAACGCGGGCTTATCTCAAAGCCCTGAGCGATTTGACTGGCGCGCCCATTGGCATAGCCTCGGTTGGCCCGGGGCGGGAGCAAACTATTTTCGTTAAATAACGGGCGCATCAGCCCCTCTAAAGATGAGCTCACATTCGGCATCGGCACCCGCCTTAAGCGCCCAGGCGAAGGCCAACCTGCCGGTGCATGTGGCCATCATCATGGATGGGAATGGCCGCTGGGCCAAGGAACGCGGGCTGCCGCGGGTGGAGGGACACCGGCATGGAGTGGAGTCCGTGCGCGCCGTGGTGCGCGCGTGTGGCGAGCTGGGCATCAAATACCTCACCTTGTACGCCTTTTCCGTGGAAAACTGGAATCGGCCCAAGGACGAGGTGGATACCTTGATGAAATACCTGGCCCGCTTTCTCAAGACGGAACTTGGCGAGTTGCATCGCAACAACGTGCGGCTGGAAGTAATTGGGCAGGTCTATCGGCTGCCGGAGTTTGTGCAGGAGCAATTGAAGAAAACCCAGGCGGCCCTGGCCAAGAATAATGGTTTGACGCTGATTCTGGCATTAAGTTACGGAGGGCGGACGGAAATTGTGGAGGCGATACGGACGATTGCCGCCAAGGTCAAGGCTGGCCAGCTTGAACCGGAAGAGATCAATGAGCAGGTGGTGGCGCAGCATTTGTACACCCGGCATTATCCGGACCCCGATTTGCTGATTCGCACCAGCGGGGAGATGCGCGTCAGTAATTTCCTCTTGTGGCAAATTTCCTACACGGAATTTGTGGTCACGCCCACCTTGTGGCCGGATTTCCGCAAGCCACAGCTCTACGCGGCCCTGGAGGAGTACACCCGGCGGCACCGGCGGTTTGGCGGGGTTTGATGCCCGGCCCCGGTGGTGGGACTAACCGGCTCGACAATTTGCCCAAGCAATGCCAATTTAAGCGTGTGGTGGATGCAAAGTACAATGATTTGCGGGAACGCTTGAAGTCCTATGGCTCCTGCCTGGTGGCGTATAGTGGCGGGGTGGATTCGGTGTTTCTGGCATGGGTGGCCCACGATGTCTTGGGGGAGCGCGCACTGGCGGTGATTGCGGATTCTCCGAGCCTCCCCCGGCGTGAGCTGGCCGAGGCCTTGGAGCTGGCGCGCCAGCATGGTTTCCCAGTGCGGGTGGTGAAGACGGGGGAGTTTGAGAATCCCCAGTATTTGTCCAATCCCAGCAACCGCTGTTATTTCTGCAAATTTGAGTTGTTCACCGAGTTGGCGCCACTGGCGCGGAAGGAGGGGTTTGCGGTTATTGTGTATGGCGAGAACGCCAGCGACATCGGCGATCATCGCCCCGGGGCGCAGGCGGCGAGTGAATTTCAAGTGCGTGCACCCTTGAAGGAAGCGGGGTTGACCAAGGCGGAAATCCGGGAGCTGTCCGCGCGTCTGGGGCTGCCCACGGCGGACAAACCGCAGATGGCCTGTCTGAGCTCGCGCATTCCCTACGGCGAGGCGGTGACCGTGGAAAAACTGCGGATGATTGAGGAGGCCGAGTATTTATTGCGGGATGCCGGTTTTTATGATGTGCGCGTGCGCCATCACGAATTGAAGGGGGCGGAGGGTGGCGTGCGGCATTTGGCGCGCATTGAAGTGGGAAGCGCGGAGCTGCCCAAATTTTTGGGCAACGGCCTGAGCGCCAAAATCGCCGCGGGATTGCGGGCCCTCGGGTATGCGCATGTCACCGTGGATTTGGAAGGCTACCGGCGGGGCAGCGTGAATGAGACGCCGGTGGTATGGCAACGGCCGGCCTCATGAATGTCGTTCTGGTGGAGCCGGAAATTCCCCCCAACACCGGCAATGTCGCGCGACTGTGCGCGGCTACGGGCGCCGTATTGCACCTCATTGAACCCTTTGGATTTCATTTGGATGACCGCCAACTCAGGCGGGCGGGCATGGATTACTGGCAGCATGTCGTTTGGCGCCGTTGGCCGAATTGGGCCCATTTTGAGGCGGCACTGCCCCCGGAAGCCCGCCTTTGGTTCATCGAAAGCCGGGGGGAGCGACACTACGCGGAGGTGGCCTTCTTACCGGACGATTATTTGGTTTTTGGACGGGAGACCACCGGCTTGCCGGCCTCTCTGCTGGCCAGGCACCCGGAGCGCTGGTTGCGCATCCCGATGTTTAATTCCCAAGCCCGCTCGCTTAATCTGTCCAATTGTGTGGCCCTGGTGCTTTACGAAGCCTTGAGGCAACTGGGCTTCCAAGGCGAGGTGCGTTAAGATGGTCAGGGCAGGAGGCTTTCTCCTTCACGCACCGCCCCAATAATTTCCTCAGCACGGGTGGCTTTGAGCAGAGCCTCGCGCGCCGATGCCTGCCGCAGCACGCGGCTTAGACGGGCCAGCAGGTAAAGGTGTTGTCCGGCGTTGGACGCCAGCATAAGAAAAAATATCTGCACCGGACGGTGGTCTATGGCATGGAAATGAATGCCGGTGGCGTGCCGTCCAAACACTAGCAGGGGGCGGGTGGCCAGCTCGGCCGGGACAGTGCGGGAATGGGGCAGGGCAACCCCGTCGCCAATGCCGGTGCTGTAAAGCAACTCGCGCTCCCGCAAGGCTTGAAACAAGCCTTCAGTTAAATGCGGTTTTTCCAGGACTCGCGTCGCGGTTTCCGCCAGCTCCCGCAATACCGTTTCCCGGTCTTGGGCGCGCAAATTTAACAGGATGGTGGCGGGAGACAGGAGTTCCGCCAGACGCACCGCCTGGGGCGATGAACTTGTCATATCGGCTTTATTATAGGGAAATCCGGGCAGGGCGCAAAGCCCGAATATGCCAGTCCAGTTTGAGGGGCGAATCTCACTTTATGGCGGCACAAAGGAAGTGAATCAAGTTATGCGCCAGGAGGGAGCTTGTCAAAAATTCTCAAATTGTTAAAATGAAGGCGAAAATAGTACCACTCATGAATTGTGATTCAGCCAACGGTATTTTTCCCTCTACGCAGTGGTCTCTTCTTCAAGTCGTACAGCAGGGGGATGAAGCGGCAGCCCAAGAAGCGTTGGAGCATATATTAAACATCTATTATCCGGTTTTGCTGCAGTATCTTCAGGGGAGATTGCGGGTGGATAAGAACCAGGCGGAGGAATGGCTGCACAGTTTTGTATGGAAAAAGGCTTTGCTGCGAGGGTTGATGCAAAAGGCCAGGCCAGCCAGGGGAAGATTTCGCGGGTTGTTGGTCAGATCCCTGCACAATTTTATCAAAGATGAACTTAAAAAGCCAAGAGCGCAGGAAGTATCGCTTGATCTCATTCAGGAGGAGAACCATGCATTAGAGGTTTTTTGCGGGGGGGATGGTGCCTTGGATCGCGCTTGGGGTTGCCGCGTCTTGGAAAATGCCATTGGGCGAATGCGTCTGGCATGCCAGGAAAACGGGCGCCATCGGGTATGGGAGGTGTTTGAGCGGCGGTTGTTGCAACCGATTTTGGAGGGGGAGACCCCCGTGCCTTACCAAGACTTATGCCTCCAGCTTGGCTTCAATGACCCGGTCGAGGCGGGCAATGCACTGGTCACGGCCAAGCGGATGTTTGCGCGCATGTTACGCGAGGTGATTCGTGAGTATGCCAGCAGCGAAGAGGAGGTCGAAACGGAGATTCAGGAACTTATGGCGGCGCTTCGGAAACGGGGCTAGAGGCTGGGAAAAGGTTGACTCAAGGCTGGCAAAGTTGCTGGGGGAAAGCAGGATACAGTAAAAATCATCGTAATACCACAAGGAGAGGCTCATGGTAAGTGATCTTATCAATTTGCAGGGTGCACTGCCGGAACGGCTGGTGGAACTGATGAGTTTGGGGACTGCTGTCCACCAACCGTGGAGTGAGGAGGAGTTGGCGGCCATTTTGCAATATCAATTGGCAAGGCCGCTGGAACAAGATTTAGGGCCATTGCCTGCCGCTTTGCGCAAGGAATTGGGGAAAGTAGAACCTGGCCTGGCCCCCGTAAACGATACTTTTGGCTTTTGGCTGCATCATGCACATCCGCCGGTGGAATTATTGCGGTTGATTAAGCAATATGCCAAGTCTTGCCATAAAAATCCCTTGTCTGGCATTCCGCCCAAGGTGGCCTTGGCTTTGTACTACCTGAGTTTGGCAGCAGCCTTGGTGCGGTGCAAGACGCGGATTACCTCGTTGAGCAATGAGGAGCTGAAGGTGGGGTTTGACCAATTGGCCAATGCCCGCTGGGTGGATGAGCTCAGCCGGGCGGTTTTTGAGCAAGCCTGGCTATACTTGACAGGCAAGGGGGGTGTCGGCCAGAATCCGACAGCGTGGCCCGAGAGTTACCGTCCATAACCCCGGCGCTTCAGTCCTCGCTGCCGGCAGGCATACCCATTTCCCACCTGGCAAACACTCTCACGCTGCTCTCCCAATTGGAGGGGCTGGAGCAGGCCCAATCAGAGTCCATTGGCCATTTTGGGCCTTTTCAAGTTTTGCGCGCTTTGGGGGAAGGAGGCATGGGTGTGGTGGTGTTGGCCCGAGACACACGTAATGACGCGGTGGTGGCCGTTAAGGTCTTGAAGCCAAGTCTCCTGCAGTACCCCCTTGCGGTGCAGCGGTTTCTGAGCGAGGCAAACCACATGAGCCGGTTGAAGCATCCGCACATCCTGCCGGTGTTGGACAGTGGGCGGACGGCGTTGGGTCCGTACTATTCCATGCCGTTCTGTGAAAAGGGGGGGGCTGGCCGGCGAGTTGGCGGGCGGGAAACCGGCAACGGTTAAGCGTATTTTGGAAGTGCTGATTCCTGTGGCCGAAGCGCTGACGTACGCACATGCCCGCGGGTTGATCCATCGGGACTTAAAACCCGACAACATTTTGCTGGCAGAGCAGGGGAAGGTGTATTTATCGGATTTTGGTCTGGCGAGGACGTTGTTCAATGAACGCACGCTGGACGTGGAGGGCAGCCATTGTGAAGGCACGGCCCCCTATCTATCCCCGGCAGTGGCCCATGGGCAGGCCGAAGATACCCGTTGCGATATTTACTCGCTGGGGGCCATTCTTTACCAAATGCTCACCGGCCGTCTGCCGTATAGCGGGCGGACAACCGAAGAGGTCATTGCCCAAATCAAGGCCGGCCCGCCGCGTCCCATTCTTGAACTGAATCCCAAGGCGCCTGCCGAGCTGGTGTTGGTGTGTGAAACGGCAATGGCACGGGATCAGCGCGATCGTTATGCCAACATGGCGGATTTCCTGGAGGATTTGCGGCGCATTCAGCGCGGTCAGTTGCCGGTGGGCGCGCATGCGGGCACGGCGTGGGTCAATCGTGCACGGGTGAGTTGGCGGCGGCATTGGCCCAAAATCGTGACGGGCGCATGTTTGAGTCTGGCAGCTTTGGGCCTCTGGCATACGGGCTGGTTGCGTTCCCCCGTATTAAAACCGATCCAAGTCATCCAGCTTGGGGAAGGATTCGATCATTATTCTTCAGTGATGGGGAATTGGGACCTGGATAAAGTGACGGATTTTCTGGTGCTAAATCGGCAGGACAACTCTATTCAGGTCGTGGATGCTACAAATAACCGGGTGCAGTTGATTCCTTGCCCAAAGCTGCTGGGTTCGGAGGAACGGGGTGACATTGGTTACTTAACCATGACAAGTTTTTCCACCGATAAAGCCGATGATTTGATTATTACCTATAGCCAGAAAACTCAGGCCCGGGCCAAAGTCATCAACCCCAATTTGCTCACGGTGGCCGAGTTTACGTACGAGGGTGAATTCGTACCTGCCAACCGGGAACGAGCGGCTTCAGCCACGGTTTTTATTTCGGGAATGGCCGTGGATTTGGATAACGACCAAAAAAAGGAATTTCTATTTCATTATGGGACACCTTATGGGCAAAGACGTCCACGCGGGCTGGTTTTGATGGATATGGATGACACGAAAGGGGTGATGCGCTGGGATTTCCCCACTGCCCCATACATCCGAAAGTTCCTGGTTCAGGATTTGGAGGGAGACGGTAAGCAAGAAATTATTTTTGGGACTCATGCCACCTGTAATGGCAAACAATTGGAGGACGGGACCGATGATTTTCATTCGCATCTGGCCGTGCTGAATGCTAATGGGGAATTGCGCTGGCGCCGGACCGTTGGGAAGGAGTACACGGCTGTTGTACCGTTAATGTGGGAGGCTGGCTCGTCGGCACCGGGACGAATATATGCCTGGCTGTCGGCATCCTATTTAGCCCGTCACAGTTTGCCGCCTGAGGAGCGTGGCCCGGGAATTGCCAGCCGGATTTTCTACGTGGAGGCCAATGGAGAGGGACTGCGTGAATACCTGCCGCCTTTTGAACTGGTGGATGTGCATCCTGCCGATGTCACGGGGGATGGGCGCCGGGAACTCGTTATGACGGATACCAATGGGTGGGTGCGCGTGTTGAGTCAGGATTTGCAGGTTATCCGGCAAACTCGATTGGCGCAGCCACGCCAAATGTTGGCGTACGCGCATGTCCTGGGTAATGTGCGGCTGCCTCAATTGGACGGCGGGCCGTATGTGGCAGTGTTGTGGAAGGACCTGCATTCAAATTCAGTGGGCGTAGTTGGCAAAACGCATCGAGAATTCAGCAATGATAATATCATGCATGAGGTGACGGCAATGGTGTTGGACCGACGGCTCCAGCCGGTTTTCCGTGCGGTGCTTCATCCCACTCTCAAGGAACGTCTCAGCAATATCCGGGGCGAAGTCAAGGATGTGGACGGCGACGGTGCCGAGGAAATCGTTGTATTTTCCGAACGCATCACCATTTGCAAAGTGGTCAAGGAGTGAGGCGGGGTTCCAAATTCAAACCGTGGGTGGGCAAGGTTATGAAGGGCTGCACGCCCTCATTTTTGGGCTTTGGGCCGCAGGCCATAAAGGGCCGCCAACGCGAGGAACAGGCCGGTCAACAAGGTGACGCCACCCGTGGCCGTTTGGGGGTCGGCGGCCTTGGCCTTGAGCGCAACTTTCAGTGTGGCCCATTCATCCACCACCAAAGCGCCGGTGAATTGATAAGGCCGGCCTTGCAAGGGCAGGGCGGCGCGAATGCTTTCCGGCTTGGTCACACCGGCGATTTGCTGCCGCAGCATGCGTTCAGCCAGGCGTTGGAGGGCGGCGTTTTCATCGGGGGTGTTTCGCTCCAGGACTTGTTGCGCCTGCTGTTGCGTGTATTGCGGAGCCTGGCCGGGTTCGACGCGGCCCAGGACGTTGCGGGCGCGCCCCTCTTTGCGTTCGGCGATGTCGAGGGCGTTTTGGCGGCGCTCGTTCAAGCCCAGCAAGGTTTGCTGGAGGCGCACATTATTCCATTGCACGCGCGCATCTTCATTGAAGGCGGCATCCTGGGGGGAGATGTTCCAAGCTGCTTGGAAGGCGCGCTGGGCTTGTTGGGGCGCGCCCTGTTGCAGCATGGTGTTGGCCATGGAGAAGAGCTGCTCGGCGGTTTTGACTTTTTCTTCGCGGCGGGCCATTTCTGATTTGAGGTAATCATCCACATTGATGCCGGTGGGCCAGAGGGGCGTGCCGACGCTGCGCATTTGGAGGGCGCTTTGCCAGTTCTGGATGTCCCAGTTGGCGGGGGTGTAGATATTCCAGGTCACATTTTCCAAGGGCAGGTCGAAGGAGGGCGCGAGCATTTCACGACGGGCCAGGTTGCCGTCCTCGCCCGTACCAGCCGTGTAGAAGAATTCCAACGTGGTGGGCTGGTTAGGCTCGCTGTGTTTCTCCAACAGAAAAAGGATTTGGCCGCCTTCGCGCCAGGGCCAGACGCTCTGGCCGTTGATGAAGGCGTACCAGAAGCGGCTGCCAGCGGGAAGTTTCATACGCAGCAGGCGTTTGTCACCGGGGCGAAGCACCAGGCGGCCTTCGGTCAACATCTGGCCGGAGGGGGCAATTACGGAAGTGAGCGTCAGGCTTTCCACCTGAGCGGGGAGGACGTTGGCCACCTCATGACGGGAGAGGGTGATGGGCAGTTCAAAGCCGCTGTCCATGACCACGAAGCAGTCCTTGCTTTCGGTCATGCCGGCGCTGCGGCGGAGAGTCGGAGGAAGCGCCTGCCACTCCACCGGTTGAAGACCGGCGGGCTGGGCAGGGAGACGGATTTGCAGGCGGCCGCTGCCCTGCACGGCCAGGTAGCCGCGCTGTAGGTTGGCAGAAGGTGTTCTGACCCCGGCAAGGCGCATTCCGGCCGTTTGATTGGTGAGGGGCATTTGGTAGCTGAGGCGCAGGGTGTAATTGCCGATGACGCGGCGTTGCAGTTTGACTTCCCACGTCTGCCAGCGGGCCTCGCCGGGGGCGGGCAGCCGCATGGCATCCGAGAACAGGTCGCCTTCAAAGCGGACATTATCGGCTGGATGGGGCACCAGGATTTGGAGATTTTTCACTCCGGCATTGTCTATGCGATATTCGAGGGCGGCGATGACCTGGGCCTGGCCTTCACGCAGGGTACAGTGTTGCAGCACGGCGGCCTCCACCCAAGGCTCAACAGCCTCTACATCGAACACCAGGCGCCATTGATTTTGCAGGAGCGCAAAGGCCAAACCACCCTTTTGGGTCAGGCCGGCGCGGCGCGGGTCCACGGGGTTGACGCCGTCGCGCTCGCGGGCGTGCAGGCGCAGCCCTTGTTCCGGGATGACCAGCAACTGTCCCGTCTGGCGGGTGGCCTCTCGCACCCAAACGCGCGGTGCGGTCCATTCTTTGCGGCGGGCCAGGCCCGGACCGCCGAGCGTGAGGTTGAAATTGTGGCGGCCTTCCGTCTTGCCGCGCAGGTGAAGGGTGATGATGCGTTCACCGGCCGCCCGCAGCTCCGTCCAATGACTTAAGATGGGGCTGGTGACATTTTCCAAATCAAAATCCGCCGGCAGGGTGAAGCTTAGCCGGAAAATACCGGCGCGGGTGATGTCCACCGTCCATTGCAGGGCGAGCACGGCGCGGTCTTCGCCCAGGGAATGGGTTTCTTGCGTGGCCACCCGGATGTCCGGCTGAACGGGGGCTGCGGCAAGAGTA
This is a stretch of genomic DNA from Fontisphaera persica. It encodes these proteins:
- a CDS encoding serine/threonine protein kinase — protein: MKRGGLAGELAGGKPATVKRILEVLIPVAEALTYAHARGLIHRDLKPDNILLAEQGKVYLSDFGLARTLFNERTLDVEGSHCEGTAPYLSPAVAHGQAEDTRCDIYSLGAILYQMLTGRLPYSGRTTEEVIAQIKAGPPRPILELNPKAPAELVLVCETAMARDQRDRYANMADFLEDLRRIQRGQLPVGAHAGTAWVNRARVSWRRHWPKIVTGACLSLAALGLWHTGWLRSPVLKPIQVIQLGEGFDHYSSVMGNWDLDKVTDFLVLNRQDNSIQVVDATNNRVQLIPCPKLLGSEERGDIGYLTMTSFSTDKADDLIITYSQKTQARAKVINPNLLTVAEFTYEGEFVPANRERAASATVFISGMAVDLDNDQKKEFLFHYGTPYGQRRPRGLVLMDMDDTKGVMRWDFPTAPYIRKFLVQDLEGDGKQEIIFGTHATCNGKQLEDGTDDFHSHLAVLNANGELRWRRTVGKEYTAVVPLMWEAGSSAPGRIYAWLSASYLARHSLPPEERGPGIASRIFYVEANGEGLREYLPPFELVDVHPADVTGDGRRELVMTDTNGWVRVLSQDLQVIRQTRLAQPRQMLAYAHVLGNVRLPQLDGGPYVAVLWKDLHSNSVGVVGKTHREFSNDNIMHEVTAMVLDRRLQPVFRAVLHPTLKERLSNIRGEVKDVDGDGAEEIVVFSERITICKVVKE